CTTCGACGCCGTTGTGGATCGACTGGAGCAGGCGCTGGGGCAGACGTTCGACGCGGCAGTCGAGCGTGCCGTGGTGCACCGTGACCAGTTGACCCTGGAGATTCGCCGTGACCGCCTGCCCGACGTCGCGCGGACGCTGCGCGACGATCCGGAACTGCGCTTCGAGCTCTGCGCGGGGGTCTCCGGCGTGCACTACCCGGGTGACGCCGGCCGCGAACTGCACGCCGTGTATCCGCTGATGTCCATCACCCACAACCGGCGCATCCAGCTCGAAGTCACCTGCCCTGATTCCGATCCCCATGTGCCGTCGCTGTTTTCGGTGTACCCGACCACCGACTGGCATGAACGGGAGACCTACGACTTCTTCGGGATCGTCTTCGACGGCCATCCCGGGCTGACCCGTATCGAGATGCCCGACGACTGGGACGGGCACCCGCAGCGCAAGGACTACCCACTCGGCGGAGTCCCGGTGGAGTACCACGGCGCGCAGATCCCGCCCCCAGATGAGCGGAGGGCCTACCACTGATGACCGACACCCACGAGACCACCGTCACCCTGGGCGGTCAGGACTGGGATGAGATCGTCGCGCTGGCACGCGAAGCCGCGAACGCCTCAGCCGGTGACCGCATCGTGGTCAACATGGGCCCACAGCACCCCTCCACCCACGGGGTGCTGCGCCTGATCCTCGAGATCGAGGGCGAGACCGTCATCGAGGCCCGCTGCGGCATCGGCTATCTGCACACCGGCATCGAGAAGAACCTCGAGTACCGCAACTGGACCCAGGGGGTCACCTTCGTGACCCGGATGGACTACCTGTCCCCGTTCTTCAACGAGACCGCCTACTGCCTCGGCGTAGAGAAGCTGCTCGGCATCACCGATCAGATTCCCGAGCGCGCCACCGTGATTCGGGTGATGCTCATGGAGCTCAACCGAATCTCGAGTCATCTGGTCGCCCTGGCCACCGGCGGTATGGAACTCGGCGCGATGAGCGCGATGTTCTACGGATTCCGAGGGCGCGAAGAGATCCTCACGGTGTTCGAGAACATCACCGGTCTGCGGATGAACCACGCCTTCATCCGGCCCGGTGGACTGGCCGCCGATCTCCCCGACAACGGTGCGGACCAGGTGGCCGCGCTGCTGGATGCGCTGCCCGGCCAGTTGGATGAGCTGGAGAGCCTGCTGCGCGAGAACGCCATCTGGAAGGCCCGCACCCGCGACATCGGCTTCCTGGATCTGACCGGATGTATGGCGCTGGGGATCACCGGACCGGTGCTGCGCTCGACCGGGCTGCCGCACGATCTGCGCAAGTCACAGCCGTACTGCGGATACGAGACCTATGACTTCGACGTCATCACCGGCGAGAACTGCGACTGCTACGACCGCTACGTCATCCGCGTGGAGGAGATGAAGGAGTCGCTCAAGATCGTCGAGCAGTGC
The DNA window shown above is from Mycolicibacterium confluentis and carries:
- a CDS encoding NADH-quinone oxidoreductase subunit C — protein: MSDRPEDPRDSEVIGVRRGMFGARGSGDTSGYGRLVSEVSLPGGSPRPYGGYFDAVVDRLEQALGQTFDAAVERAVVHRDQLTLEIRRDRLPDVARTLRDDPELRFELCAGVSGVHYPGDAGRELHAVYPLMSITHNRRIQLEVTCPDSDPHVPSLFSVYPTTDWHERETYDFFGIVFDGHPGLTRIEMPDDWDGHPQRKDYPLGGVPVEYHGAQIPPPDERRAYH
- the nuoD gene encoding NADH dehydrogenase (quinone) subunit D produces the protein MTDTHETTVTLGGQDWDEIVALAREAANASAGDRIVVNMGPQHPSTHGVLRLILEIEGETVIEARCGIGYLHTGIEKNLEYRNWTQGVTFVTRMDYLSPFFNETAYCLGVEKLLGITDQIPERATVIRVMLMELNRISSHLVALATGGMELGAMSAMFYGFRGREEILTVFENITGLRMNHAFIRPGGLAADLPDNGADQVAALLDALPGQLDELESLLRENAIWKARTRDIGFLDLTGCMALGITGPVLRSTGLPHDLRKSQPYCGYETYDFDVITGENCDCYDRYVIRVEEMKESLKIVEQCLQRLRPGPVMIEDKKLAWPADLTLGPDGLGNSPEHIAKIMGTSMEGLIHHFKLVTEGIRVPAGQCYVAVESPRGELGVHMVSDGGTRPYRVHYRDPSFTNLQAVAAMCEGGMVADVISAVASIDPVMGGVDR